One Calditrichota bacterium genomic region harbors:
- the cpaF gene encoding Flp pilus assembly complex ATPase component, protein MEYTQNNNYRNKRLGEILVEKGLISPEDLEKAFRMQKKTGERLGKILVDQGFLSEEDLLKALSLKLNIPTAKIDSYAIDPSVVEIITRDIAEKHKIIPLFKVNDTLTVAMADPLDVYVVDYLRHKTGLNIQTVLASESDIQKAIEKYYRVQNSLDKVIHDIQMDDTLLEEPAAEMFEDSSEEGSSIVKVVNLILTQAIRDRASDIHIEPDEKIMRIRNRIDGILHQAFTLPFKFHAMVVSRIKIMSNLDVSERRLPQDGRFQYKAGEKIVDLRVSVLPTVRGEKVVMRILDKSGFILDLSRMGFSPEVSKKWDYLIHRPQGLILITGPTGSGKTSTLYASLNEINTPDKNIITVENPVEYNFPLINQVQVNPKAGLTFAAGLRSILRQDPDVIMVGEIRDPESAEIALRAALTGHLVLSTLHTNDAPSAVTRLVDMGLEPFLVASSLLGVLAQRLARRLCDVCKTEVILSPEKIRSLGLGEDYLTKTFYKAEGCRECHRSGYKGRVGIHELLLVDDELQRLILKNATDHQIREVAIKRGMRPLRLDGLRKAAEGLTSVEEILRVT, encoded by the coding sequence ATGGAATACACACAGAATAATAATTACCGCAACAAGCGTCTGGGTGAAATTCTTGTTGAAAAGGGTTTGATTTCTCCTGAAGATTTGGAAAAGGCGTTCCGGATGCAGAAAAAAACAGGAGAACGCCTGGGGAAAATTTTGGTTGATCAGGGTTTTTTAAGCGAAGAAGATTTATTAAAGGCGCTGAGTCTGAAACTCAATATCCCCACGGCAAAAATCGATTCGTATGCCATCGATCCCTCCGTGGTTGAAATTATCACCCGCGATATTGCCGAAAAACACAAAATAATTCCCCTGTTCAAGGTGAATGATACACTCACAGTTGCCATGGCCGATCCCCTGGATGTTTACGTGGTCGATTATTTGCGCCATAAAACAGGACTGAACATTCAGACCGTTCTGGCATCCGAGTCCGATATCCAAAAGGCCATTGAAAAATACTATCGTGTACAGAATTCGCTGGATAAAGTCATTCACGACATTCAAATGGACGACACCCTGCTCGAAGAGCCCGCCGCGGAAATGTTTGAGGACTCTTCAGAAGAAGGGTCCTCCATCGTCAAAGTCGTAAACCTGATTCTCACTCAAGCCATTCGCGATCGGGCCAGCGATATTCATATTGAGCCGGATGAAAAAATTATGCGGATTCGCAACCGTATTGACGGGATTTTGCACCAGGCATTTACCCTGCCGTTCAAGTTTCATGCCATGGTGGTCTCACGAATTAAAATAATGTCGAACCTGGATGTGTCGGAGAGGCGACTTCCACAGGATGGGCGCTTTCAATATAAGGCGGGCGAAAAAATTGTAGATTTGCGGGTTTCTGTTTTGCCAACGGTGCGGGGTGAAAAGGTCGTGATGCGAATTCTGGATAAATCCGGATTTATTCTGGATCTTTCCCGAATGGGGTTTTCCCCGGAGGTATCGAAAAAATGGGATTACTTAATCCATCGGCCCCAGGGGCTTATTCTGATTACCGGTCCCACCGGAAGCGGAAAAACGTCGACTCTGTACGCGTCACTCAATGAAATTAACACCCCCGACAAAAATATCATTACGGTTGAAAATCCTGTGGAATATAATTTCCCGCTGATTAACCAGGTTCAGGTGAATCCCAAAGCCGGGCTGACATTTGCGGCCGGGCTTCGTTCGATTCTCCGCCAGGACCCGGATGTCATTATGGTTGGAGAAATTCGGGATCCGGAGTCGGCGGAAATTGCGCTGAGGGCGGCACTTACCGGCCATCTTGTGCTGAGTACGCTTCACACAAATGATGCGCCAAGCGCCGTGACGCGGCTGGTTGATATGGGCCTGGAACCTTTTCTGGTGGCTTCTTCCCTTTTGGGCGTGCTGGCACAGCGTCTTGCTCGGCGGTTGTGTGATGTTTGCAAAACGGAAGTCATATTGTCTCCGGAAAAAATAAGAAGCCTGGGATTGGGAGAAGATTATCTGACCAAAACATTTTATAAGGCTGAAGGTTGCAGAGAATGCCATCGTTCCGGATACAAGGGGCGGGTAGGCATTCATGAATTGCTTCTTGTGGATGATGAACTCCAACGCCTCATCCTGAAAAATGCTACGGATCATCAAATTCGTGAGGTCGCCATCAAACGGGGTATGCGTCCTTTGCGCTTGGACGGCCTCCGAAAAGCCGCAGAGGGATTAACATCGGTTGAAGAGATCCTTCGGGTAACATAA
- a CDS encoding response regulator produces the protein MTKGKILVVDDEPFIRRSLEFVLKKQGYEVHTATNGEEALEFLNRANGGKPDLMFLDVMMPKVNGFQVVETVKNTPDLSNIYVILLTAKGQEADRQKGFELGADDFMIKPFSPSRLLEKVATILSEEG, from the coding sequence ATGACAAAAGGCAAAATTCTGGTGGTAGACGATGAGCCCTTTATCAGGCGTTCTCTTGAATTTGTTCTAAAAAAGCAGGGATACGAGGTGCATACCGCAACCAACGGAGAAGAAGCCCTTGAATTCCTGAACCGTGCCAATGGGGGCAAACCCGACCTGATGTTTTTGGATGTTATGATGCCCAAAGTGAATGGTTTCCAGGTGGTTGAGACGGTAAAAAATACCCCCGATTTAAGCAATATTTATGTGATTTTATTAACGGCAAAAGGGCAGGAAGCCGATCGGCAAAAGGGCTTTGAACTGGGTGCCGATGATTTTATGATTAAGCCCTTTAGTCCGTCACGTTTGCTGGAAAAAGTAGCCACCATTTTATCGGAAGAAGGATAG
- a CDS encoding HDOD domain-containing protein, giving the protein MDAALQRIVTEINNLPTLPQVVESVMSMVEDPTTTATQLAAIISKDQALMSKVLKVVNSAYYGMPRKITTLNQATVILGFNTIKNLVLSASIFGAFDDHYSNRRFSRIKFWEHSIGTAVGARVLSRRIGLGNPEELFVAGLVHDIGKVVIDEYLHDDFLKILDIVETRPVRILDAEKEVLSFGHPILGEWVATKWNLPQNLVTVIAYHHTPSLAHDYKKMVSVVHLADAISRIEGIGYGGDLQTPVIDPQSWETLQIPAEELGELILKIKEEFKKATVFLAMAN; this is encoded by the coding sequence ATGGACGCCGCTCTGCAACGTATTGTAACTGAGATAAATAATCTTCCGACATTGCCTCAGGTGGTGGAGTCCGTCATGAGTATGGTCGAAGATCCCACGACAACGGCAACACAATTGGCGGCGATCATTTCAAAGGATCAGGCGCTGATGTCGAAGGTGCTGAAAGTGGTGAATTCGGCCTACTACGGAATGCCGCGCAAAATTACCACCCTTAATCAGGCTACCGTCATTCTTGGATTTAATACGATTAAAAATCTGGTCTTAAGCGCTTCAATTTTTGGTGCATTTGACGATCATTATTCGAATCGGCGCTTCAGCCGAATCAAATTCTGGGAGCATTCCATTGGAACAGCCGTGGGTGCCCGGGTCCTTTCGAGACGTATCGGATTGGGAAATCCGGAGGAATTGTTTGTGGCCGGGCTGGTACACGACATCGGAAAAGTTGTTATTGACGAATATCTTCATGACGATTTTCTCAAAATACTGGATATTGTTGAGACACGGCCTGTCCGCATTCTGGATGCCGAGAAGGAAGTTCTTAGTTTTGGGCATCCAATCCTTGGAGAATGGGTCGCCACCAAGTGGAATCTGCCTCAAAATTTGGTAACGGTTATTGCTTATCATCACACACCGAGCCTTGCCCATGATTATAAAAAGATGGTCTCCGTTGTTCATCTGGCGGACGCCATTTCCCGGATCGAAGGGATTGGCTATGGCGGCGATTTACAGACACCGGTTATTGACCCCCAAAGTTGGGAAACGCTCCAAATCCCTGCTGAGGAATTGGGAGAATTAATTCTTAAAATTAAAGAAGAGTTCAAAAAGGCCACTGTTTTTTTGGCCATGGCAAATTAA
- a CDS encoding PAS domain-containing protein codes for MTTDKMNMPVIDHLDPIAEMARPESEAEALKAAYEDYKRLYGLSTVFYESHQISVVLDRVLEAFGEIVRFSGAALFLMDPATKEVQLSESRDLSPAAIRKLENFKAEGFLKWALKNDRIFLLPDKAMASKAATLFIPLVVNSLPLGILLIFVESGGEEISAKLMDQFTLLATQGAMAIANAKLYRDLQRKNRTVSEIRNFLTGILSNMADPLIVFNERQEIRVFNPAAEALFQLPLNRVIHKRYENVLPRALTTLFNKAFQLAQQGESFQEDDIPYLNNGHLIPLGIRASSIKSPSGAFGGVIISVRDLSEARELVNLRRIDQLKDEFMSSISHELRTPLTAIQSFTEILLDYNEDDPETRQEFLQVIQSQSHRLLTIIDNILMVAEINREGLSVSISQFSLPELIQEIIRLFQERVQEKSIELKILIQEGLSEITTDIRYIRQALVNIMDNAIKFSPKGGTIKIGATETPANTVQISVSDSGVGIPPDSTQIIFERFKQLGNTLTDKPDGTGLGLYIAKKLIEKIGGRIWVESEKGSGATFFIVLPLVRIQKGARNA; via the coding sequence ATGACTACAGATAAAATGAACATGCCCGTAATTGACCATTTGGACCCAATAGCAGAAATGGCCAGACCCGAATCTGAGGCAGAAGCCTTAAAGGCGGCCTATGAGGATTACAAGCGTCTGTACGGCCTGTCAACGGTTTTTTATGAATCTCATCAGATTTCTGTCGTTCTGGACCGGGTATTGGAGGCCTTTGGCGAGATTGTGCGTTTTTCGGGAGCCGCTCTTTTTCTCATGGATCCGGCTACAAAGGAAGTTCAGCTCTCCGAGAGCAGGGATCTTTCTCCTGCGGCTATCCGAAAATTGGAAAATTTCAAGGCGGAAGGTTTTCTGAAATGGGCGCTTAAAAATGACCGAATTTTTCTCTTGCCAGACAAGGCTATGGCGTCGAAAGCAGCGACCCTTTTTATTCCTCTTGTTGTCAATTCCCTTCCTCTTGGAATTTTGTTGATTTTTGTTGAGTCGGGCGGGGAAGAAATCTCCGCCAAATTAATGGACCAGTTTACTCTGCTGGCCACACAAGGCGCCATGGCCATTGCAAATGCCAAACTTTACAGAGATTTGCAGCGAAAAAACCGCACGGTTTCCGAAATCAGAAATTTTCTCACCGGCATCTTAAGCAATATGGCTGACCCGCTCATTGTTTTCAATGAGCGTCAGGAAATCAGGGTTTTTAACCCCGCAGCCGAGGCCCTCTTTCAGTTGCCGTTAAACCGGGTAATTCACAAGAGATACGAAAATGTTCTGCCGCGAGCCCTTACCACACTATTTAACAAGGCCTTTCAGTTGGCTCAGCAAGGCGAGAGTTTCCAGGAAGATGATATTCCTTATTTAAATAACGGCCATTTGATTCCACTGGGTATTCGGGCCTCATCCATTAAATCCCCATCGGGTGCATTTGGAGGCGTAATCATTTCGGTTCGGGATTTATCGGAAGCCAGAGAATTGGTGAATCTGCGAAGAATCGATCAATTGAAGGATGAATTCATGTCGTCAATTTCCCACGAATTGCGCACGCCGTTAACGGCCATTCAATCCTTCACCGAAATTCTCCTGGATTATAATGAGGACGATCCCGAAACCCGGCAGGAGTTTTTGCAGGTGATTCAGAGCCAATCCCATCGATTGTTAACGATTATCGATAACATTCTAATGGTTGCGGAAATCAATCGCGAGGGTCTCTCTGTTTCAATCTCTCAATTTTCTTTGCCGGAATTGATACAGGAAATCATCCGTCTCTTTCAGGAAAGAGTGCAAGAAAAATCCATAGAATTAAAGATTCTCATTCAGGAGGGACTTTCGGAGATCACGACGGACATCCGGTATATTAGGCAGGCGCTTGTAAATATTATGGATAATGCAATCAAATTCTCTCCGAAGGGGGGTACCATCAAAATCGGGGCAACGGAAACGCCTGCCAACACGGTACAAATTTCCGTGAGCGATTCCGGTGTGGGGATTCCCCCTGATAGCACACAGATAATTTTTGAACGGTTTAAACAGTTGGGAAATACGCTAACGGACAAACCCGACGGAACCGGATTGGGGCTCTATATTGCCAAAAAGTTGATTGAGAAAATAGGCGGGAGAATATGGGTGGAAAGTGAAAAGGGATCCGGAGCCACGTTTTTTATTGTGTTGCCCCTTGTGAGAATACAGAAAGGTGCGCGAAATGCCTGA
- the pilM gene encoding type IV pilus assembly protein PilM — MDWGHHSVKVVGLQKKGGTFRLTHCAVFTVPSDKESVSVEEKIAQKIDAWHGRDAAIVVGVGGNDVIARYIKLPDMPEGEFRKAALWEVRDQLYFGVEDAILWADYLGKITEGAVKKTHGVVYAVRKSAVFDRLRNHQKSTLQPRMIVLSAEADRLAWHRHTKEPVLLLNIGYSRTQISIVRQRKVVFLRDVNFGTGQIQTEISSNLGISDREAESVMKRIRLENGVITLPGSSYSKQDMEFLFHFIEIALEPLVDEIQLSLQFFSSQLHESVIEISLLGGGALISGFKPYLEDKIGLPVDINNPFQSIEIDENDFDRESLYKIASLFSTAVGLAKSRFASNKQSLNLLEIIKEKEKTERKKGAAFRIASLSAVLFILILGFFFSQKTTALQNKKIVLDAKYKAIQNRLKLLKELEEKTGLLSSKFKTLLEIKGEQPRWSIILKSLGRTLPEGTWITDFKGARAEQTDTAGGDPDSPEEETDAAYWQLSLKGRSFSGANVRIFYNQLQNMPYFSDVIITRIARAENEQADNLLEFEINCQMAKNFSQTVQARDEH; from the coding sequence ATGGATTGGGGACATCACTCTGTAAAAGTGGTCGGTCTGCAAAAGAAAGGCGGCACATTCAGGTTAACCCACTGTGCTGTTTTTACCGTGCCCTCCGATAAAGAGAGTGTTTCTGTTGAGGAAAAGATTGCTCAAAAAATAGATGCCTGGCATGGAAGGGACGCGGCTATCGTTGTTGGTGTGGGTGGAAACGATGTGATTGCCCGCTATATAAAATTGCCGGATATGCCTGAAGGAGAGTTTCGAAAAGCAGCGCTCTGGGAGGTCCGCGATCAATTATATTTTGGGGTGGAAGACGCAATATTGTGGGCGGATTACCTGGGGAAGATTACGGAAGGAGCGGTGAAAAAAACACACGGTGTGGTTTATGCCGTTCGAAAAAGCGCGGTCTTCGACAGACTGCGGAACCACCAAAAATCCACCTTACAGCCCCGGATGATTGTTCTCTCGGCGGAAGCCGATCGTCTGGCCTGGCACCGTCATACAAAAGAGCCCGTTCTGCTCCTGAATATCGGATATTCACGGACCCAAATTTCAATTGTCCGGCAGAGGAAGGTTGTTTTTCTTCGGGATGTTAATTTTGGCACCGGGCAAATTCAGACTGAGATTTCCTCAAATCTGGGAATTTCTGACCGCGAAGCGGAATCGGTTATGAAGCGGATTCGTTTGGAAAACGGTGTAATCACGCTTCCCGGCTCATCATATTCCAAGCAGGATATGGAATTTCTATTTCATTTTATTGAGATAGCCCTTGAACCTCTGGTCGATGAAATTCAATTATCGCTGCAATTTTTTTCAAGCCAGCTTCACGAGAGTGTAATAGAGATCAGTTTGCTGGGTGGAGGAGCGCTGATAAGCGGCTTTAAGCCGTATCTGGAAGACAAAATTGGTTTGCCGGTTGATATTAATAATCCGTTTCAATCCATTGAAATAGATGAAAATGATTTTGACAGAGAGTCGCTTTATAAAATAGCATCCCTTTTTTCCACAGCCGTTGGTTTGGCCAAGAGCCGGTTTGCGTCAAATAAACAGTCTCTCAACCTGTTGGAAATTATTAAAGAAAAGGAAAAAACCGAGAGAAAAAAGGGTGCCGCTTTCCGAATCGCATCGTTGTCTGCAGTCCTTTTTATATTGATTCTTGGATTTTTCTTTTCTCAAAAAACAACAGCCCTGCAGAACAAAAAGATTGTTCTGGATGCAAAATACAAAGCAATTCAAAATCGTTTGAAATTATTGAAAGAGCTGGAGGAAAAAACCGGATTACTGAGCTCAAAGTTCAAAACATTACTGGAGATTAAGGGAGAGCAGCCGCGCTGGTCCATTATTCTGAAATCTCTGGGACGCACGCTTCCGGAAGGCACGTGGATTACGGATTTTAAGGGGGCACGTGCAGAGCAAACAGACACTGCGGGAGGCGATCCGGATAGTCCCGAAGAAGAAACGGATGCGGCCTATTGGCAATTGAGCCTCAAGGGGAGATCCTTTTCAGGGGCAAACGTGCGGATTTTTTACAATCAATTGCAGAACATGCCCTATTTTTCGGATGTCATCATTACCCGCATCGCCCGTGCGGAAAACGAGCAGGCCGATAATCTCCTTGAATTTGAGATCAACTGTCAAATGGCAAAGAATTTTAGTCAGACCGTACAGGCAAGAGATGAACATTAA
- a CDS encoding type II secretion system F family protein: protein MEKYKFRARDLTGNVHKGIISAESLDDAVHSLREKNYYPVVLTRQRGNRLDKLSAGSAVRISSKELMLFCTQLATLLGAGVSLASALSTVTKQIKNLPFQKIVSHLENDVTQGHSFSAALSKYPKIFPPLLVNMIKAGEESGQLDKVLENYAHFQERKEAVKSEIKNAMMYPIFLVILSVGIMAFLLIYILPKFVSVLKESHAQLPVTTRIMIGSSEFLQHYYAHIFFGAIVFLLVGRQIIKTRSGRKMWDYLKLHLPIMGSLVYKMALVRFCNVFGVLIRSGVPILRSLGMAQNVVNNVIFENVLRQINSNLTMGKNLGDEVVRTRFFPPMFVQMVIVGEKTGRLDQMMMKIADYYNKEANHTLKRLVAALEPTMLVVMALLVGFIALSLVSALMSVLNTIK from the coding sequence ATGGAAAAATACAAATTTCGCGCGCGTGATTTAACCGGAAATGTTCACAAAGGGATCATTTCTGCCGAATCTCTGGATGATGCCGTTCATTCTTTGCGAGAAAAGAACTACTATCCTGTCGTTTTAACCCGGCAACGCGGAAACCGGCTGGACAAACTCTCGGCTGGCAGTGCCGTGCGGATTTCCTCCAAAGAATTGATGTTGTTTTGCACGCAATTGGCAACCCTTCTCGGAGCGGGGGTATCGCTGGCATCGGCATTATCCACGGTGACAAAACAAATCAAAAATCTTCCCTTTCAAAAAATTGTATCCCATCTGGAAAATGATGTCACTCAGGGGCACTCCTTTTCTGCCGCGTTGTCAAAATATCCCAAAATATTTCCGCCCCTGCTGGTGAATATGATCAAAGCGGGCGAGGAAAGCGGCCAACTGGATAAAGTACTTGAGAATTACGCCCATTTTCAGGAAAGAAAGGAAGCCGTTAAATCGGAAATCAAAAATGCCATGATGTACCCCATTTTTTTGGTCATTTTGTCGGTTGGAATTATGGCGTTTTTGTTGATCTATATTCTTCCCAAGTTTGTTTCGGTTTTAAAAGAATCTCATGCGCAACTTCCGGTAACCACCCGAATCATGATCGGAAGCAGCGAATTTCTTCAGCATTATTATGCCCATATCTTCTTTGGGGCTATAGTTTTTCTTCTGGTTGGCCGACAAATAATAAAAACCCGCTCCGGCAGAAAGATGTGGGATTACCTGAAGCTGCATCTTCCCATTATGGGGAGTTTGGTGTACAAAATGGCTCTGGTGCGTTTTTGCAACGTATTTGGAGTGCTGATTCGCAGCGGGGTTCCCATTCTTCGATCTCTTGGCATGGCCCAAAATGTGGTGAATAATGTGATCTTTGAAAATGTGCTTCGTCAAATCAATTCAAATTTGACAATGGGCAAAAATCTGGGGGATGAAGTCGTCCGAACGCGCTTTTTTCCGCCCATGTTTGTTCAAATGGTAATTGTGGGAGAAAAGACCGGCCGCCTGGATCAAATGATGATGAAGATAGCCGATTATTACAACAAGGAAGCCAATCATACACTTAAGCGCCTGGTTGCCGCGCTGGAACCCACGATGCTGGTGGTCATGGCTTTATTGGTCGGCTTTATTGCATTGTCTCTTGTTTCCGCATTAATGAGCGTGCTTAATACAATTAAATAG
- a CDS encoding type II secretion system protein, whose protein sequence is MKNDEAGFSLTEMVVSIALLGIISTSLLMALQILSARTIDLQKRTQALMLVQSGLEKVVFENNRNGFDWLQARNFPDEQDAEGLKGFVRSTSFKKLSSTLKEVVVRVSWKGGRKVTALWVRKTK, encoded by the coding sequence ATGAAAAACGATGAAGCAGGCTTTTCGCTGACGGAAATGGTTGTGTCGATTGCTCTGCTGGGGATCATTTCCACATCATTGCTTATGGCTTTGCAGATCCTGTCAGCCCGAACAATTGACCTCCAGAAGCGAACGCAGGCGTTGATGTTGGTACAATCGGGTTTGGAAAAGGTTGTATTTGAAAACAATCGAAATGGTTTTGACTGGCTTCAAGCCAGGAATTTCCCCGATGAACAGGATGCGGAGGGTCTAAAGGGTTTTGTTCGCAGCACCTCATTCAAAAAACTCTCTTCCACTCTTAAGGAGGTTGTTGTTCGTGTTTCCTGGAAAGGAGGCCGGAAAGTTACGGCGCTATGGGTAAGAAAAACAAAATGA
- a CDS encoding prepilin-type N-terminal cleavage/methylation domain-containing protein, whose translation MFRKVQTEKGFSLAELLIVIAIIGILAGIVIMNMNGSEKSAKAAKLRGNLVTLREAVLAYKMDHGHYPCVSSDYNHSGNETVFKEQLTWFTDKSGRPSKTRTATYAYGPYLQSFPDEPITGSTKVVIDRTHERILDDLKNYVYNSSSATGGWYYEAKTGQVVANLNKNFGKEYAFY comes from the coding sequence ATGTTTCGAAAAGTTCAAACTGAAAAGGGTTTTTCCCTGGCTGAACTGCTCATCGTGATTGCCATTATCGGCATTCTGGCCGGAATTGTTATCATGAATATGAACGGCTCGGAGAAAAGCGCGAAAGCAGCCAAACTTCGGGGAAATCTGGTAACCCTGAGAGAAGCGGTTTTGGCTTACAAAATGGATCATGGACATTACCCGTGTGTAAGTTCCGATTACAACCACAGTGGGAATGAAACCGTTTTTAAGGAACAATTGACCTGGTTTACGGACAAGAGCGGCAGACCCTCAAAAACCCGAACAGCCACCTATGCTTACGGACCCTATTTGCAATCGTTTCCGGATGAACCCATTACCGGTTCCACGAAAGTGGTTATTGATCGGACCCATGAACGCATTCTGGACGATCTCAAGAATTATGTGTACAATTCGAGCAGTGCCACGGGGGGCTGGTACTATGAAGCAAAAACCGGACAGGTTGTGGCGAACCTGAATAAGAACTTTGGCAAAGAATATGCCTTTTATTAA
- a CDS encoding prepilin-type N-terminal cleavage/methylation domain-containing protein, with the protein MGKKNKMILRQKWESAERGFTLIELLLVASLSGILFGIIFQLIHVSEIGFNRGWHKSDFYRSAQRALLLISSEARGANELAVINPETLQLTTNKETIRYKIQTDSESQWIVRQLYQPVQKEWINDPTEPIAAVQMNSSIGNLQFILTRIASGYYQITLKNNTDQLFVSCFLRK; encoded by the coding sequence ATGGGTAAGAAAAACAAAATGATTCTCCGACAAAAATGGGAAAGTGCGGAACGTGGTTTTACGCTTATTGAGCTTTTGCTGGTTGCTTCTCTTTCCGGTATTTTGTTTGGAATTATTTTTCAGCTTATCCACGTGAGTGAAATCGGGTTTAACCGTGGCTGGCATAAATCCGATTTCTACCGAAGTGCCCAGAGAGCCCTTTTGCTTATTTCTTCTGAAGCAAGGGGCGCAAATGAGCTTGCCGTTATCAATCCCGAAACGCTTCAACTCACAACAAATAAAGAAACCATCCGATATAAAATTCAGACGGATTCAGAATCGCAATGGATTGTACGGCAGCTCTACCAACCTGTTCAGAAGGAATGGATCAACGATCCCACAGAACCAATCGCCGCTGTTCAAATGAATTCTTCCATTGGAAACTTGCAATTCATACTTACAAGAATCGCGTCCGGTTACTATCAAATTACTCTGAAGAACAACACGGATCAATTGTTTGTTTCATGCTTTTTGCGAAAATAA